One window of the Candidatus Zixiibacteriota bacterium genome contains the following:
- the leuS gene encoding Leucine--tRNA ligase, whose translation MLNERNSDLKYNFKEIEEKWHRVWENERLYRAPDLPGKDKFYILVMFAYPSGDIHMGHFRNYIIGDAVARYQMMRGKQVLNPFGWDAFGLPAERAAIQRGLHPADWTYRNIEISRATLQKTEVSFDWSREVISCSPDYYKWTQWMFARLFDHGLAYQKTGWVNWCPEDKTVLANEQVVNGTCERCHTPVEKRELKQWYFRITDYAERLVRDLEKLPHWPENVKTMQREWIGRSVGAEIEFTIKDSGEKLPIFTTRPDTIFGVTFMAIAPESPIVDRLNLDGEHKLRVEEYRRMALKRSEIDRSAATGEKDGVFTGKYAINPFNGEEVQLWVADYVLAGYGTGAVMAVPGHDSRDFLFAKKYNIPIKIVIHPDAEIKLNLADMNDAYADHGVMVNSGQFDGLAGEEAIRKVTAFAAEKGFGREKINYKLRDWLISRQRYWGAPIPIIHCPNCGPVAVPDENLPVLLPKVENYLPKGRSPLADVPEYMNVKCPKCGQDAERDPDTMDTFVCSSWYYLRYLDPHNDGIPFDKNKAAAWMPIDQYIGGITHATGHLIYFRFFQKFLKDIGWVKDDEPALALFNHGMVMDEKWEVMSKSKGNVHSPIEPMKQRGIDITRLAMFFTAPSEKPIAWSEDYLVGVEKFITGRFYPLIASYRGTQPDLKCYFKTNSLNDSEKKIYIRLNQTIQKVDDDYRRMQFNTAISALMELVRDIDFGRIENDEFNDYLILKTIQLIAPMAPFLAEEMWHKCDREVSVFRSSWPVFDPAAIHFDTVSIAIQVNGKLRSEVSIGRNASEEEVFKLAADDPRVINHLDGKKVIKKILVPNKLLNIVVK comes from the coding sequence ATGCTGAATGAGAGAAATTCCGACTTAAAGTATAACTTTAAAGAGATCGAAGAAAAATGGCACCGGGTCTGGGAAAATGAACGGCTCTACCGGGCGCCCGACCTTCCCGGAAAAGATAAATTCTATATCCTGGTGATGTTTGCCTACCCCTCCGGCGACATTCATATGGGCCATTTCCGCAACTATATTATTGGTGATGCCGTTGCTCGCTACCAGATGATGAGAGGAAAACAGGTTCTAAATCCTTTCGGCTGGGACGCCTTTGGTCTGCCGGCCGAACGCGCCGCTATCCAGAGGGGCCTTCATCCGGCGGACTGGACTTATAGGAATATCGAGATTTCCCGCGCCACTCTGCAGAAAACCGAGGTTTCATTTGACTGGTCACGGGAAGTCATTTCCTGCAGTCCCGATTATTATAAATGGACACAGTGGATGTTTGCCCGCCTGTTCGACCACGGCCTCGCCTATCAAAAGACCGGCTGGGTAAACTGGTGCCCGGAAGATAAAACGGTTCTGGCTAACGAACAAGTTGTTAATGGGACATGCGAACGTTGCCACACGCCGGTGGAGAAGCGCGAATTAAAGCAGTGGTATTTCCGTATTACAGATTATGCCGAACGCCTGGTAAGAGATCTTGAAAAGCTCCCTCACTGGCCGGAAAATGTGAAAACCATGCAGCGGGAATGGATCGGCCGCTCCGTCGGGGCCGAAATTGAATTCACGATAAAGGATTCCGGCGAAAAATTACCGATTTTTACAACTCGCCCGGACACTATTTTCGGCGTAACATTCATGGCTATTGCCCCGGAATCCCCCATAGTCGACCGCCTCAATTTGGATGGAGAGCATAAACTCAGAGTCGAGGAATATCGCCGGATGGCCCTTAAACGATCTGAAATAGACCGGTCCGCCGCGACAGGGGAGAAGGACGGCGTCTTCACGGGAAAATATGCCATTAATCCATTCAACGGAGAAGAGGTGCAGTTATGGGTGGCCGATTATGTCCTCGCCGGCTACGGCACGGGCGCCGTAATGGCCGTTCCGGGACATGACAGCCGCGATTTTCTCTTTGCAAAAAAATATAATATCCCGATAAAGATAGTCATTCATCCCGATGCCGAAATAAAACTTAATTTGGCCGACATGAATGACGCCTACGCTGATCACGGGGTCATGGTAAATTCGGGCCAATTTGACGGATTAGCGGGGGAAGAGGCCATAAGGAAAGTTACGGCCTTCGCCGCAGAAAAGGGATTTGGCCGGGAAAAGATCAATTATAAACTCCGTGACTGGCTAATCTCCCGCCAGCGTTACTGGGGGGCGCCGATTCCGATAATTCATTGCCCCAATTGCGGCCCGGTGGCGGTACCGGATGAGAATCTTCCGGTGCTGTTGCCCAAAGTTGAAAATTATCTGCCCAAAGGACGTTCTCCACTTGCCGACGTCCCCGAGTATATGAATGTCAAATGCCCCAAATGCGGGCAGGATGCCGAGCGGGACCCGGACACAATGGATACATTTGTCTGTTCCTCGTGGTATTACCTTCGCTATCTTGATCCCCACAACGACGGAATTCCCTTCGATAAAAATAAAGCGGCGGCCTGGATGCCGATTGATCAGTACATCGGCGGCATAACCCATGCCACGGGGCACCTGATCTATTTCCGCTTTTTCCAGAAATTTCTTAAGGATATCGGCTGGGTCAAAGATGACGAGCCGGCCCTGGCGCTTTTTAATCACGGCATGGTAATGGACGAAAAATGGGAAGTGATGTCAAAATCCAAGGGAAATGTCCACTCGCCGATAGAACCGATGAAACAACGCGGCATCGATATAACTCGTTTAGCGATGTTTTTTACCGCTCCGTCGGAAAAGCCGATCGCCTGGAGCGAGGACTATCTGGTAGGCGTCGAGAAATTTATAACGGGTCGATTTTACCCGCTAATCGCTTCCTATCGCGGCACGCAACCCGATTTAAAGTGTTACTTTAAGACAAATAGTCTGAACGACTCTGAGAAAAAAATCTATATTCGGCTGAATCAGACTATTCAAAAAGTCGATGACGATTATCGCCGGATGCAATTTAACACTGCGATTTCTGCCTTAATGGAACTGGTTAGGGATATTGATTTTGGGAGAATTGAAAACGACGAGTTCAACGATTATTTGATTCTTAAGACCATTCAGTTAATCGCCCCGATGGCGCCGTTTCTGGCCGAGGAAATGTGGCATAAATGTGACCGAGAGGTATCGGTGTTCAGAAGCAGTTGGCCGGTATTTGATCCCGCGGCCATTCATTTTGATACAGTCAGTATTGCCATTCAGGTTAACGGGAAACTGAGATCCGAGGTTTCAATAGGCCGGAACGCTTCCGAAGAAGAAGTATTCAAATTGGCTGCAGACGATCCGCGAGTGATCAATCATTTGGATGGAAAGAAAGTCATAAAGAAGATTCTGGTGCCGAATAAGCTTCTAAATATCGTGGTAAAATAG
- a CDS encoding conserved hypothetical protein (Evidence 4 : Unknown function but conserved in other organisms) has product MSRILRWRIFRISGLLTLVAIIVFIVGSKVTLTESTSASIAGTPVKKTYFEFQLPDTNICRGIRVNLRSGLVIDNGSHRVIYSYNAHETTPVASISKLLTAMVVLDNYNPDSIIVISKDDCYKSSRSILRFGDRVKVRDLLCAALIRSDNRAARAVARSVTSDINEFAALMNSKALEIGMENTIMFEPTGLDERNRSTAADCARLVNAAISYPEIARITSLKEFNFKPINRRRGRKIVNTNKLLFSRYRVLAGKTGYISESAYCLTTIIEDRQGRQLTVVVLGAPGPNSRFSQARRLANWAFQKL; this is encoded by the coding sequence ATGTCCAGAATATTGCGTTGGAGAATTTTCAGGATATCCGGGTTGTTGACTCTGGTCGCCATTATTGTATTTATTGTCGGCAGCAAGGTTACGCTGACAGAATCGACATCGGCGTCCATCGCCGGGACGCCGGTTAAAAAAACATATTTTGAATTTCAACTCCCGGATACCAACATTTGCAGGGGAATCCGGGTTAATCTGCGTTCGGGGCTGGTCATCGATAACGGCAGCCACCGTGTGATATATTCCTATAATGCCCATGAAACGACGCCGGTGGCATCAATTTCTAAGCTGTTGACGGCCATGGTCGTCTTGGATAATTATAATCCCGATTCGATTATCGTGATTTCCAAGGACGACTGCTATAAATCATCACGCTCGATTCTCCGCTTTGGAGACCGGGTGAAAGTTCGGGATCTTCTGTGCGCAGCCCTGATTCGTTCCGATAACAGGGCGGCGCGGGCGGTGGCCCGATCGGTGACCTCGGACATAAACGAATTCGCCGCTCTCATGAATTCCAAGGCTCTGGAAATCGGGATGGAAAATACAATCATGTTCGAACCGACCGGGCTTGATGAAAGAAATCGCTCCACCGCGGCCGACTGCGCGCGTCTTGTGAATGCTGCTATCAGTTATCCTGAAATTGCACGGATAACCTCCCTCAAGGAATTTAATTTTAAGCCAATCAACCGCCGGAGAGGGCGAAAAATAGTCAACACTAACAAACTTCTATTTTCCAGATATCGCGTGCTGGCAGGGAAGACGGGATATATATCGGAATCTGCTTATTGCCTTACCACAATAATTGAAGATCGCCAGGGACGCCAACTAACGGTCGTGGTATTGGGCGCCCCCGGGCCGAATTCGCGATTCAGCCAGGCCAGGCGTCTGGCCAATTGGGCTTTCCAGAAGCTTTAA
- a CDS encoding putative Polysaccharide deacetylase (Evidence 3 : Putative function from multiple computational evidences), which produces MAILAFHNIEYTFPLGVNYYSPTRFKRLLSFLLDSGDSFVALGQYLQREDNRNAIALTFDDGYLSFYDAVWPILKAFSVPATIFVPYNYIGKDNDWDYMNFIRKSAHLDINRLKKLAGDGNIEIGSHGMNHRSLSNMADRLLMVELEHSRKGLEDIIDRPVRFISFPFGRFDSRTERFALKAGYLRGFSLSHFSRGNLGFTLPRFSIGYHDTPYSVLQKIGGGPLAGLEKAKGAILNSYSSGTILLNRIRSRGERRTF; this is translated from the coding sequence ATGGCCATTCTCGCCTTCCATAATATAGAATATACCTTTCCCTTAGGCGTTAATTATTATTCCCCGACACGATTTAAAAGGCTTCTTTCATTTCTTCTTGACTCCGGAGATTCCTTTGTCGCTCTCGGTCAATATTTGCAGCGTGAAGATAATAGGAACGCAATTGCTCTGACATTCGATGACGGGTATTTGTCCTTTTATGATGCGGTCTGGCCGATTCTTAAAGCCTTCTCAGTACCGGCCACAATTTTTGTCCCGTATAATTATATTGGCAAGGATAACGATTGGGATTATATGAATTTTATTCGAAAAAGCGCTCATCTCGATATAAACCGATTGAAGAAACTGGCCGGGGATGGAAATATAGAAATTGGCTCGCACGGGATGAATCATAGATCCCTGTCGAATATGGCCGATCGCCTCCTGATGGTGGAACTGGAACATTCCCGGAAAGGTCTGGAGGATATAATAGATCGCCCTGTGCGCTTTATCAGTTTCCCTTTTGGCCGGTTTGATTCCCGCACCGAGCGCTTTGCTCTCAAAGCAGGCTATTTGCGGGGATTTTCCCTTTCGCACTTTTCCCGGGGAAACCTGGGTTTTACGCTGCCCCGGTTTTCCATAGGATATCACGACACCCCCTATTCAGTTCTGCAAAAGATTGGCGGTGGTCCGCTTGCCGGTTTGGAGAAAGCCAAGGGAGCCATTCTCAATTCCTATTCGTCCGGGACGATCCTCCTGAATAGGATCCGTTCTCGAGGGGAACGCCGGACATTTTGA